Proteins from a single region of Leptolyngbyaceae cyanobacterium:
- a CDS encoding SDR family oxidoreductase, producing MATYLVTGANRGIGYEYCRQLQSRGDCVIAVCRNASEELKQLGVQVEERVDITSNASVASLRSRLSNTVIDIVINNAGIIKKVTLENLDFESIREQFEVNALGALRVTHTLLPLLKTGSKVVLMTSRMGSIADNTSGSSYGYRMSKVALSMAGKSLSIDLKPLGIAVAILHPGLVQTRMTNFTAGGITPEESVKGLLARIDELTLENTGTFWHANGEVLPW from the coding sequence ATGGCAACTTATCTAGTCACGGGTGCTAATCGCGGAATTGGTTACGAATACTGTCGTCAATTACAATCAAGAGGCGATTGCGTGATTGCCGTTTGCCGTAATGCTTCTGAAGAATTAAAACAGTTAGGGGTGCAAGTGGAGGAAAGAGTTGATATCACCTCGAATGCTTCTGTTGCTTCTTTGCGAAGTCGTTTGAGTAATACTGTGATCGATATTGTGATTAACAATGCTGGGATTATCAAGAAAGTCACGCTGGAAAACTTGGATTTTGAGAGCATTCGGGAGCAATTTGAGGTGAATGCTTTAGGAGCATTAAGGGTGACTCATACGCTATTGCCATTGCTCAAAACGGGTTCTAAAGTCGTGTTGATGACAAGTCGGATGGGTTCAATTGCAGATAATACTTCTGGTAGTTCTTATGGTTATCGGATGTCGAAAGTAGCGTTGTCAATGGCAGGTAAATCTTTGTCCATCGACCTCAAACCGCTTGGAATTGCAGTGGCGATACTACATCCAGGTTTAGTACAAACTCGCATGACAAATTTTACTGCTGGTGGCATTACGCCGGAAGAATCTGTGAAGGGATTATTGGCTCGGATTGATGAATTGACGCTGGAGAATACGGGTACTTTTTGGCACGCTAATGGAGAAGTGCTGCCGTGGTAG
- a CDS encoding HAMP domain-containing sensor histidine kinase → MQDSLPLYLNQLVDDLSNTIDRTSAQIASDDVESTRIGKKHGYERAGYADYSMSQLIFEYHILRQVIFQVLEEEAPLEVRDRDIIIGSIEQAVNDSATQFSETLRDIQELFMVTLTHDLRSPINVVKMGTQLTLRRLEAGDTHAAVATRMLSAIDRLDSMIQNLLDASRLRTGQSLKLKLEECDLDLLVQDLMEDLSFAYGGRFVVVSNSGIRTYCSHKEMRRVIENLVVNAVKYGAPDTLITITLQQTETQISLTVHNEGNPIALDAQSILFQQFRRTTSAEDQTGWGLGLFLAKSIIEAHQGTIEVESEEGKGTSFIIKLPKIPS, encoded by the coding sequence TTGCAAGATTCGCTACCTCTGTACTTAAACCAACTGGTAGATGACCTCTCAAACACGATTGACAGGACATCTGCCCAAATCGCAAGTGACGATGTAGAAAGTACGCGGATTGGCAAAAAGCATGGGTATGAACGGGCGGGATATGCTGACTACTCTATGAGTCAACTGATTTTTGAGTATCACATCCTCCGTCAAGTAATCTTTCAAGTTTTAGAGGAAGAAGCACCTTTAGAAGTGCGAGATCGAGACATTATAATCGGCTCCATTGAGCAAGCCGTCAATGACTCTGCCACTCAATTCTCCGAAACGCTGCGAGATATCCAAGAACTATTTATGGTAACGCTAACTCACGACCTCAGAAGTCCCATCAATGTCGTAAAAATGGGAACTCAACTGACTCTGCGGCGGCTTGAAGCAGGAGATACCCACGCTGCTGTGGCAACGAGGATGCTCAGTGCAATTGATCGACTGGATTCGATGATTCAAAATCTGCTCGATGCGAGTCGGCTGCGTACAGGGCAGAGCTTAAAGCTTAAACTTGAAGAATGCGATTTAGATTTGCTAGTCCAGGATTTAATGGAGGACCTGAGCTTCGCTTATGGAGGACGGTTTGTTGTGGTTTCTAATTCTGGCATCAGGACTTATTGCAGCCATAAAGAAATGCGGAGAGTGATTGAAAACTTAGTAGTTAACGCTGTAAAATATGGTGCGCCTGACACGTTGATTACAATCACTCTCCAGCAAACGGAGACGCAAATTAGCCTTACTGTTCATAATGAAGGCAATCCAATTGCCCTAGACGCTCAATCAATCCTATTTCAACAATTTCGTCGAACCACCTCTGCCGAGGATCAAACGGGATGGGGATTAGGATTATTTTTAGCAAAGAGTATTATTGAAGCGCATCAAGGGACGATTGAAGTTGAAAGTGAGGAGGGCAAGGGGACAAGCTTTATTATTAAGTTGCCTAAAATTCCCAGTTAG